The following coding sequences are from one Musa acuminata AAA Group cultivar baxijiao chromosome BXJ2-4, Cavendish_Baxijiao_AAA, whole genome shotgun sequence window:
- the LOC135611261 gene encoding uncharacterized protein LOC135611261, whose translation MEDYRSRSYGDGRMEMEVYESRPQPSLSGPQDLRCYSASYASSHSSNQAPKEIKLKKGKSASGSSSSRSGWSLSDPELQRKKRVAGYKAYAVEGKMKGSLRRSFRWLKDRCTQVVYGWW comes from the coding sequence ATGGAGGATTACAGGTCAAGGTCTTATGGGGATGGGAGGATGGAGATGGAGGTCTATGAGAGCAGGCCTCAGCCTTCTCTCTCTGGCCCTCAGGACCTCAGGTGCTACAGCGCGTCTTATGCCTCCTCTCACAGCAGCAACCAGGCCCCTAAGGAGATCAAGCTCAAGAAGGGGAAGAGCGCCTCTGGTTCCTCTTCCTCCAGGAGTGGATGGAGCCTCAGCGACCCCGAGttacagaggaagaagagggtggCGGGATACAAGGCTTACGCTGTGGAGGGAAAGATGAAGGGGAGCCTGAGGAGAAGCTTCAGGTGGCTCAAGGACAGATGCACCCAGGTGGTGTATGGGTGGTGGTGA